DNA sequence from the Leptospiraceae bacterium genome:
AAGCAAAAACATCCAAAATCACAACTATTAGTGAAGTATTACTTCCCTCGAGTTGGTGCCTACTTCGGATTTGATGTAGGATTGTAGAAATTTTATAATCAACAAAAATTCCCCACACACCAAACGTGAACAGTGATAGCAAAAAATCCAACCTAAAAGAATTTCCTGTAGGAGTTGTTCCTGTGGCTATGCGAATTTCTTTATAAATCTGAGCATACCAATAAATCAAATACAACCCAAACGTAATCAAAGACATAACCACAACAAACAGAGGAGAACGTTTTTTAAAACTCTTCATGATTACGTGTTCGTGTTTCGCTTCGAAATGTAAAGGAGATTTTAAAATTCAGCTGCATGGGTAGTCTTTGAGCTTGAAGCAATCCCTCGTTTTGATTTTTCGATAAAATCAATCAAAATTTGGATGTCAGGATCATTGGGAAACTGAAGCTTCAATTCTTCTAACGCTTTGGATATGGAGAATTCGCTTTTATATAAAATCTTATATGCTTGTTTGATTTTTCTTTTTTGTTCTTCAGTAAAATTTGCTCTACGTAGTCCCACTATATTTATCCCTACGATTTCTGCGGGATTGCCATCTGCCATCATGTATGGGGGTATATCCTGCACCACTTTTGCTAATCCCCCAATAATGCTATAATCTCCCACACGACAAAATTGATGTATCCCTACATGACCACTAATAAATGCTCGGTTCCCAATTTCTACATGTCCTGCTAAAACGGAACTATGAACCAAAATATTTCGATTTCCAATTTTACAATCATGAGCTATGTGCACAGAACCCATAATATAATTTTCATCTCCTATCCTCGTGGGTTCTTCTTTTGTGCTACGATGAAGGTTTGCGTACTCTCTGATGATGTTATGATTTCCAATCACAATCTTTGTTTTTTTTTTGGGATCAAAAGAAATGTCCTGCGGTAACCCTCCAATGTTTGCATAAGAAAAAATTTGGTTATTCTCCCCAATAATTGTTCCCGAGTGAATGTAGCAATAAGCACCAATTGTAGTATTTTTTCCAATGACCACATCGTCTTCGATAATAGTATAGGCTCCGATTTCTACATTTTCGTGGATTTCCGCTTTTGGACTTACAATAGCCGTTGGATGAATCTTCATCAAAGCAAACTTTTTTGTTTATCAACTATGAGCAAACGAATTTCAAATCATACAAAGCTAATAAGTTTTAATAATTAAAATTGATATAAAACCTAATCAAAAAAATTTACCCTTATGTGGATTGATACCCATTGCCATTTGGATATCACAGAATCATTCGGAATACCCATCAAAATCGCCTTAGAAAACTCCAAAGAAAACTCCATAAGTGTGATCATTCAAATTGCCACTTCTGAAGAGTCCTCTCGTTGGAATCAAAAATTCATTCAAAACTATTATTTAGCTCCAACTGATCATGTTAAAGTTTACTACACCATAGGGCTACATCCAGAATCCATCCAACAATCAAAAAAAGAAGAAATCCAACAAATCCAAAAACTCATCCAACAGAGCTCAGATGATCCCTATTTTGTTGGGATTGGAGAGACAGGTTTAGACTACTTTTATAATTCTGAAACCAAAGAACTTCAATTAGAATCATTTTTTGAACACCTTCAATTGGCAAAAAAATTGGAGCTCCCCATTATCGTTCATTGTCGTGATGATAAACAATACAACGAAGAAAAAACCGAAGCCATAGAAGAAATCTTTCGCTTAGCAAAAGAAGTATCATACCCAAATGGAATTATGCATTGTTATACTTATTCTTATAAAGAAGCCAAGTGGTTTTTAGAACTGGATTGGAAGATTTCATTTAGTGGGATTGTCACATTCAAGAATGCGAAAGTAATTCAAGAAGCTGCTCAAAAAATCCCTTTAGAAAATCTTTTGATTGAAACAGATTCTCCATTCTTAGCGCCGGTCCCCAAACGGGGAAAAACCAACGAACCTGCCAATCTTATCTACATTGGTGAATTCATAGCCAATCTGAGAAACATTCCAAAAGAGGAATTCCTTCTCCAACTTCAAAAAAATGTAAAAGAAACCTTTAAAAAAATTTCTATTGAAAAATAAAAATGATTTGTCTATATAGAGAACTTGATTTATCACTTTTAAAACAAATCAATACAAGGAGAGAGTTATGGCGCAAAAGAAAATCCTTATGCTTGTTGGTGATTTTGTAGAAGACTATGAAGTAATGGTTCCGTTCCAAGCGTTGTTAGCATTTGGTCATGAAGTTGATGCCGTGTGTCCTGGCAAGAAAAAAGGCGATAGGGTAAAAACCGCTATTCACGATTTTGAAGGCGAGCAAACCTACTCCGAAAAACCGGGACATTACTTCACTTTGAATAAAGATTTTGATGAAGTAAAGCCTGAAAATTACGATGCATTATACCTACCAGGGGGTCGGGCTCCTGAATACATACGAAGAAACGATAGGGTTATCTCAATCGTCAAACATTTCGCCGAAAACAATAAGCCCATTGCTGCTATCTGTCATGGCATTCAGCTTCTTACTGCAGCAAATGTGGTAAAAGGAAAAACCTTAACTTGCTATCCCGCCATTGGACCTGAAGTAATATTAGGAGGTGGCAATTATAAAGAAGTCGGTTTTGATCAAGTAGTCGTAGATGGAAATTGGGTGACTTCCCCAGCATGGCCAGGGCATCCTGCCATTCTAAAAGAATTCATCAAAATTATTGGACATAACCTCTGAGATTTAACCCTGCTCCGCTTCTATTCGAGAGAATAGAAGCGGAGTTATCCCACATAAAATTTGATTGTCAAATCAAACAAAGTAATTTTTGTTCAAGTTCATGAAAAAGTTCTTAGTTGCCACTGTGTTTATTTTTTTTATTTTTTTGGGAGTCATTTTCTTCAATACCTTTACCCTTCAAGAACCAAAGTATGAACCTATTCCAAACACAGAGTGGCTTCAATCAACGGAATTCGAAGAACATTATAAAAAACTTATAGAACATTTAGCCCAAGCAATCCGAATCCAAACGATATCCTATCAGGACCCAAAACAAATAGATAAAAACGAATTTCAAAAGTTCATACAATTTTTAGAAAAAAGTTTTCCAAGAGTTCATAAAAACCTAAAAAGAACTCTGTTCAATTTTTCACTTCTGTATGAATGGAAAGGGAAGAATCCAGAACTCAAGCCCGTTATTCTTATGGGGCATTATGATGTGGTTCCTGCGGATCCATCGGAGTGGAAATTTCCCCCATTTGACGGAGTCCTTTCTGAAGGTTATCTTTTTGGAAGAGGTGCCATTGATGATAAAATTACGGTTTTGGGGATTTTACAAGCAGCAGAATTTTTACTCCAACAAAACTTCCAACCCGAGCGAACCATTTATTTTTCCTTTGGACATGATGAAGAAATCGGCGGATTCCAAGGAGCAAAACTGATTGTCGAATATCTTCATCAGCAGAACATCCAACCCGAATTTGTTTTAGATGAAGGTGGAGCCATCACAGTCAAAATCATTCCCAATATTGATACACCTGTTGCCACGATTGGAATCGCCGAAAAAGGGTATTTGAGTTTGAAGTTAACAACGACAGGAACGAGTGGTCATTCTTCTATGCCACCCAAAGAAACTTCTATAACGAAATTGATCACGGCATTACATCGTCTTCACGAAAATCCGTTCGATTATGAATTCACCGAAATCCAAAAAACAATGTTTCGATTCATTGGTGCTGATTTTCCTTTCTTTCAAAAGATGGCGATCGCTAACCTCTGGTTGTTTGAACCTATCATCATTTCGAACTTAACCACCACCAACACAGGTAGAGCTTCCCTTCAAACCACTATGGCTACAACCATCCTCCAAAGTGGAATTAAAGAAAATGTCATACCTGAAAAAGCCGAAGCCATCATCAACTTTCGGCTACTGCCGGGGGATACCATTGCCGAAGTAAAAAAGCGAGTCCAAGAAATCATTCAGGATCCCACCATCCAAATCGAAGAAACACCCTATTCCATGGAAGCTTCTCCTGTGTCTTCTGTGGATTCTTTAGGATTTACTTTGATTGCTCGTTCCCTCAAAACCATTAATCCAGAAATCTCGATTGCTCCTTATTTGGTTCTTGGTGCTACGGATGCACGTCATTTTAGTAAAATTTCAAATAGCATTTACCGCTTCTTGCCCGTGTATCTCACTGAAGATGAACTCCAGGGTATGCACGGCATCAATGAGCGAATCTCATTGGAGTCTATTAAAACTGCCCTTTCTTTTTATGCTTTGGTGATCAAAAATTTGTAAAAGAAATGAATTCATCTTCATAGATAATCATTTTACCTATGCAACTATATGTCCTCGAAGGACTAGATGGAGCTGGGAAAACTACGGCGATAGAATATTTAAAAAAATTTATAAAAAAACTAAAAATTCATGATTCTTTTGCTTTTTTTTATGAGCCAACAGATTTTTCTACCGGCAAACAAATACGAGAGCATTTAAAAAAAAAGACTCTTTTGACAACCAAAGAATGGATTGAGCTCTTTGACCGGGACCGAAGAGAAAATTACCAAAGAAACCTTTTACCCAATCAAGAAAAAAAAATCATTTTGGATCGATATTATATTTCTACTTCCGTATATCAAGCTCAGAAGGAAAAAGAAGTCGAAGATATTTTTTATTTTTTTTACAACAAATATCCAAAGCCTACTATGGTTTTTTTTCTCAACATCTCTGTAGATTTAGCCCTCAAACGCTTAGATATTCGAAGCACAAAGAATCAACAAGCAAAAGAAATTTTTGAAAAAGAAGAAGAGTTAAAAAGAATCCAACAAAACTATACAATTGCCAAACAACTTTGTCAGAAACATCACATCTTTTGGGTTGATTTAGACTCTCAAAAAAAGCCTCATCAGCTCGCAAAAGAAATCTTAGAAATGATCTTTTCAGAATCAAAGAACCAATAAATTCGATATATGCCAAAAATTTATACTAAAAAAGGGGATGAAGGTTTTACCCATTTAGCGAGTGGAGAAAAGGTTTTAAAATTCCACATCCGTGTTGATTTATACGGGAACTGCGATGAATTGAATTCTTACATAGGTGTTGTATGCAGTTTGATCCAAGAAAAACAGACAAATCCAAAACTCAAAGAAATTTGGGATGAGTTAAATTTCATTCAATCCCTTATTTTTGAATATTCTGCGGAATTGGCAGGATACTATCGAGACAATCAAACCATTTTGAAAGAAGAAGACATTCTTCACTTGGAAGAAAAGATTGATGAATGGTCCAATAACATGCCAGAACTACGTAAGTTTATTTTGCCGGGAGGAAGTCTGATTGCTTCTTTTTTGCACGTTTGCAGAACCAAATGCCGAGATGTAGAAAGAAAACTCATCTATGCCATTGTGGAAAAAAAAGAAAATATTCATCCTGATTTTATAAAATTTTTCAATCGTTTGTCAGATTATTTTTTTACTTTGGCTCGGTATTGTAATTGGGTTTTGGATGTGCCAGAAACGGTTTGGGAAAGCCAACGAAAAAAACAACGTAAATCCTCAGCGGAAAACCGCTGAGGGAAAATAGGCTTTATTCTCCGTAAACAATCGTGCAGTTCCTTCCAAAAGCAACCCATATAACATTAAACCACTTTCTATCGATATATGCAATTCTACTTATACCACCATTTTTTCTTGCTGTATCAATTGAAGAGTCCCCAATAGCAACAACGCCAAGAACGATTATAGAACAGGCTTCTCCTTTTTTATTAGGTGCTGCCGTTGAGACACCGTCTAAATGTTCCGTAAGATCAGAAAAAATCGATCCCATTCCTGTTTTATTTGTTACTGGTGGTATACCAATACAACTACTTCCCAAAAACAAGCCCACCAAAGCTACTGCTAACAATTTGGGCATAAAAGTTTTCTTCATATTACACCCTCCTTTGAGCATGAGCAATTTTGCAATTTCTAAATGAAACAATATTTAAGTCAAGTAAAATTAGTTTTTTTCACAAATTTTATGAAATTATGATGAAACTTTTTTTATGAATTTGATTTGTTTTGAGATAATAAAATTTTAAATTAAAACTCAATATCTAAATAAAATAACGTATGAAGTCGTCCATCACTTTTGAATGTTGATGGTTTATTTTTGAGAGTCCTAAAATTTCCCTTGCTCTTTCGATATAGTAGAGATAGTCGTTATGTTCACTTTGATTCAAATACAACCAGTAAGCAATTAGTAAAGTCTTGTATTTATTTGAATGAATTCGTAAAGGTTCTAAATAGCCATTTTCACTTAGAGCTTCTGCTATGTTTTTTCGTGCTGGAAAAATATGATGATAAAGTTTTTGGTTTTTCCAAATCCCTTGAGATAACCAAACCGAATGATCCCTACAACGAAAGAGTAGTAGATAAGGGTGGTGATACAATACATTTTCCCATTTTAGATCTTCAATGATTTGAGAGATATTCAAACTACCTGTATAAACATCAAATTGATTTGTTCCAACTCTTTGAGTCAAAGAAAGAATTCGCTCAAGAGGGACTCTTTTGATGGCATAATGACGAAAAATTTTTTTTGTAAGCTGGATATGATGTTTGATGAGATTAAACAGAATTCTTTTCTTCAATAAAGTCATGAGAATAAAATTTTCTTTTCATGAAGGAAAAAAAAGAATATTTAGAAGATTTATGAGAATATTTAATTTTTTTCTTTTTCTTTTTTTTGTTTCTCTTGAGCTCTATTCCCAAGAAATCATTCTAAATCCTCAACCCAAAGAAGTTGTGATGTATCCTAACTATGCTTTTATAAAACGTCAAAGCAGCATAAAAATCAAAAAAGGAAGTAACGAAATCTGGATCTCCCCGTTGCCTGAGGGTTTTCTCGACACTTCCCTTCAAGTTCACATTACAAAAGGAAATACAGAAATCCAAAACCTTCAAATTTGGAATACTTATCTTCGACCAATAAAAATCGAGAAATTAGAAAAACTAAAATCCAAACTCAACGAGCTCATTCATAAAATCCTAGAACTCGAGAACGAAAAAGAAACCTACAACATCAGTATTCAAACTCTAAAGAAACTCACAATAGAAAAGTCCATAACTATTCAAGACATCAAATCTTTTCTACAATACCAAGAAACAAAAATTCTTGAAAACCTAAAAAAAATCACAAACCTTCAAAATCAACTCAACGAACTCCATCAAGAAAAAAAGAAAATCGAAGAAGAAATCAACATGTGGGAAGCTCATTCCCAAAAAACAAAAATCATACAAATCAATCTCAACTCAAACCAAGATCAAGAAATTATGTTAGAGGTGGGATATTTACAAAAAGATGCCTATTGGAAACCCAGTTATGAGATAAAAATTGATCCATTGAAAGAAAAAGCTTTCGTAAGCATGAAGGCAGAAATTTATCAAAACACTGGTGAGGATTGGAAAGATGTTTCTTTGACTTTAAGCACCCAAGAACCACACTTTGAGTCCATAGTGCCTGAGCTTCCTCCATGGTATTTGGAGGTGCAAAAAGAAGTGATTGTTCCTTATCGAAATCAACCCGAAGCATTTTTCAGAGCTAAAAAAGAAACCCAACCAGATGAAACACCATTGGCAGAAAATCAGCAGATTACGAAAATACATTCTGACATTTCTTCTTTTGAGTTTCAATTACCGGGGAAATACTTGATTTCTTCCAATCAAAAACCACAAAGAGTTCAAGTAATATCAAATCAAAGCCAGGCAAAAATACAGTATTTGAGTGTTCCAAAGTTGAGGGCTGGAGTTTTCGTTGTGGTAAAACTCGAAAATCCCTTTGATTTTCCTCTAAGTGTAGGTGAGGCAAATGTTTTCTTTGATGATAAATACAAAAATAAAGTTTTTTTAGAAAAACCTTACCTCCCCAAAGAAGAGATTTCTATCCCAATAGGAACTGAAGAACGAATCAAGATTGAACGAAAACTCGAACGAAAATTCACTGAAATTGTGGGAACCTTCAAAAAACAAATCCAGATCCATTATGAATTTTCTTTGAAAATCAAGAACACTCTTCCTAAAGAGGTTGAAGTCGAAATGATGGATCAAATCCCAGTTTCTAAACACGAGATGATTGAAGTTTCTCTATTAGAACCAAAACAAAATTTTTCTTCAAATAAGCAAGGTATCATCAAATGGAAAGTTCCCCTCAAGCAAAATCAGGAAAAGAAGTTGGATTTAAAATTCTTGGTTCGTTATCCAGAAGATGTTTACGTCTATGGACTTGACTGAAGTCCCCAATCCCAACGAAAAGACTAAGATAAAGATATTTTTTTTACCAGATCAAAAAGAAATCGAAGTCGAAGTAGGATCATCGATTTTAGAAGCATCCCTCAATTACGGTATACCTCACTATCACGTTTGTTTAGGAAATGGGGTTTGTTCCACATGTCGTGTGGAAATCTTAGAAGGTTTAGAATATCTGCCACCAAGAAACTCCCAAGAAAAGCTCATAGCCAACCAGAAAGGATGGAAGGATAACATACGTTTAGCTTGTCAAACCATACCCAAAGGAAATATCAAAGTTCGAAGGCTCATCTATGACGAAGGAGACTCTCGACTCGCACAAAAAGAAATCACAGACTCTCAAACTAAAGAAAACCAAGAGGCTACAGTTTTAGTCATAGAAATACAAAATTTTTTCGAATTGATAGAAAAAACTCCTAATGTATTTTTTTCGCTGAGTCATTTTTTTCAACGAGTAAATAAGGTCCTTTCAAATTTTGATTCTTACATTGAAAAACTGAATCAACATTCTTTAATGGCAATTTTTGTTCCCAAAGAAAATCAATCATTGTTGGAGCTCTCCCTCCACGCCCTCTATTGTACAAAGGAGATCTTGGAAATCTCAAAAGAATTCAACGAGACCAATAAACTTCAAGGAATCCAAGTTCAAATGGGGTTAAACCTTGGTGCTGTGATTTTCGCCAGTGCCAACTACAAAGGCAACTGGGAAAATGTGGTTTTTGGGAAAACAATTGAATGGGCAAATTACTTAACGAAAGTCAATAGAAAAGTCCAGACACATATTTTGATTTCAGAATCTCTTTATAACATCGCAAAAGACTATATTCGTATAGGTCGAAAATTCAAAGTGGTATCAAAAGAACTTTTTCAGCCACAGCTCGCATTTGAATTTTTAGAACTTAATCTTAACAAGGAAGAAGAACAAAAACGATACCTCCAAAAACCCATGAGCTTTTCTCTAAGGGAAATGATAGAACACAAAGACTTATCTCAACATTCACTAAAAAATATTGTTTTTGAGGTAGATAAATCTCAATCTCAGATTG
Encoded proteins:
- a CDS encoding DUF4234 domain-containing protein; translation: MKSFKKRSPLFVVVMSLITFGLYLIYWYAQIYKEIRIATGTTPTGNSFRLDFLLSLFTFGVWGIFVDYKISTILHQIRSRHQLEGSNTSLIVVILDVFAYMTFFFLWVITSAIQQEEWNQISEKLNFELEKTTTTKTPTWNSPY
- the lpxA gene encoding acyl-ACP--UDP-N-acetylglucosamine O-acyltransferase; this encodes MKIHPTAIVSPKAEIHENVEIGAYTIIEDDVVIGKNTTIGAYCYIHSGTIIGENNQIFSYANIGGLPQDISFDPKKKTKIVIGNHNIIREYANLHRSTKEEPTRIGDENYIMGSVHIAHDCKIGNRNILVHSSVLAGHVEIGNRAFISGHVGIHQFCRVGDYSIIGGLAKVVQDIPPYMMADGNPAEIVGINIVGLRRANFTEEQKRKIKQAYKILYKSEFSISKALEELKLQFPNDPDIQILIDFIEKSKRGIASSSKTTHAAEF
- a CDS encoding TatD family hydrolase; this translates as MWIDTHCHLDITESFGIPIKIALENSKENSISVIIQIATSEESSRWNQKFIQNYYLAPTDHVKVYYTIGLHPESIQQSKKEEIQQIQKLIQQSSDDPYFVGIGETGLDYFYNSETKELQLESFFEHLQLAKKLELPIIVHCRDDKQYNEEKTEAIEEIFRLAKEVSYPNGIMHCYTYSYKEAKWFLELDWKISFSGIVTFKNAKVIQEAAQKIPLENLLIETDSPFLAPVPKRGKTNEPANLIYIGEFIANLRNIPKEEFLLQLQKNVKETFKKISIEK
- a CDS encoding DJ-1/PfpI family protein — translated: MAQKKILMLVGDFVEDYEVMVPFQALLAFGHEVDAVCPGKKKGDRVKTAIHDFEGEQTYSEKPGHYFTLNKDFDEVKPENYDALYLPGGRAPEYIRRNDRVISIVKHFAENNKPIAAICHGIQLLTAANVVKGKTLTCYPAIGPEVILGGGNYKEVGFDQVVVDGNWVTSPAWPGHPAILKEFIKIIGHNL
- a CDS encoding M20 family peptidase → MKKFLVATVFIFFIFLGVIFFNTFTLQEPKYEPIPNTEWLQSTEFEEHYKKLIEHLAQAIRIQTISYQDPKQIDKNEFQKFIQFLEKSFPRVHKNLKRTLFNFSLLYEWKGKNPELKPVILMGHYDVVPADPSEWKFPPFDGVLSEGYLFGRGAIDDKITVLGILQAAEFLLQQNFQPERTIYFSFGHDEEIGGFQGAKLIVEYLHQQNIQPEFVLDEGGAITVKIIPNIDTPVATIGIAEKGYLSLKLTTTGTSGHSSMPPKETSITKLITALHRLHENPFDYEFTEIQKTMFRFIGADFPFFQKMAIANLWLFEPIIISNLTTTNTGRASLQTTMATTILQSGIKENVIPEKAEAIINFRLLPGDTIAEVKKRVQEIIQDPTIQIEETPYSMEASPVSSVDSLGFTLIARSLKTINPEISIAPYLVLGATDARHFSKISNSIYRFLPVYLTEDELQGMHGINERISLESIKTALSFYALVIKNL
- the tmk gene encoding dTMP kinase, which produces MQLYVLEGLDGAGKTTAIEYLKKFIKKLKIHDSFAFFYEPTDFSTGKQIREHLKKKTLLTTKEWIELFDRDRRENYQRNLLPNQEKKIILDRYYISTSVYQAQKEKEVEDIFYFFYNKYPKPTMVFFLNISVDLALKRLDIRSTKNQQAKEIFEKEEELKRIQQNYTIAKQLCQKHHIFWVDLDSQKKPHQLAKEILEMIFSESKNQ
- a CDS encoding cob(I)yrinic acid a,c-diamide adenosyltransferase: MPKIYTKKGDEGFTHLASGEKVLKFHIRVDLYGNCDELNSYIGVVCSLIQEKQTNPKLKEIWDELNFIQSLIFEYSAELAGYYRDNQTILKEEDILHLEEKIDEWSNNMPELRKFILPGGSLIASFLHVCRTKCRDVERKLIYAIVEKKENIHPDFIKFFNRLSDYFFTLARYCNWVLDVPETVWESQRKKQRKSSAENR
- a CDS encoding TRL-like family protein is translated as MPKLLAVALVGLFLGSSCIGIPPVTNKTGMGSIFSDLTEHLDGVSTAAPNKKGEACSIIVLGVVAIGDSSIDTARKNGGISRIAYIDRKWFNVIWVAFGRNCTIVYGE
- a CDS encoding mucoidy inhibitor MuiA family protein, which produces MRIFNFFLFLFFVSLELYSQEIILNPQPKEVVMYPNYAFIKRQSSIKIKKGSNEIWISPLPEGFLDTSLQVHITKGNTEIQNLQIWNTYLRPIKIEKLEKLKSKLNELIHKILELENEKETYNISIQTLKKLTIEKSITIQDIKSFLQYQETKILENLKKITNLQNQLNELHQEKKKIEEEINMWEAHSQKTKIIQINLNSNQDQEIMLEVGYLQKDAYWKPSYEIKIDPLKEKAFVSMKAEIYQNTGEDWKDVSLTLSTQEPHFESIVPELPPWYLEVQKEVIVPYRNQPEAFFRAKKETQPDETPLAENQQITKIHSDISSFEFQLPGKYLISSNQKPQRVQVISNQSQAKIQYLSVPKLRAGVFVVVKLENPFDFPLSVGEANVFFDDKYKNKVFLEKPYLPKEEISIPIGTEERIKIERKLERKFTEIVGTFKKQIQIHYEFSLKIKNTLPKEVEVEMMDQIPVSKHEMIEVSLLEPKQNFSSNKQGIIKWKVPLKQNQEKKLDLKFLVRYPEDVYVYGLD
- a CDS encoding YceI family protein; this encodes MDLTEVPNPNEKTKIKIFFLPDQKEIEVEVGSSILEASLNYGIPHYHVCLGNGVCSTCRVEILEGLEYLPPRNSQEKLIANQKGWKDNIRLACQTIPKGNIKVRRLIYDEGDSRLAQKEITDSQTKENQEATVLVIEIQNFFELIEKTPNVFFSLSHFFQRVNKVLSNFDSYIEKLNQHSLMAIFVPKENQSLLELSLHALYCTKEILEISKEFNETNKLQGIQVQMGLNLGAVIFASANYKGNWENVVFGKTIEWANYLTKVNRKVQTHILISESLYNIAKDYIRIGRKFKVVSKELFQPQLAFEFLELNLNKEEEQKRYLQKPMSFSLREMIEHKDLSQHSLKNIVFEVDKSQSQIVFLLMTPLDRFVGIAKDYEIEINYQVDITPKLNLQIFIPVKNITTLHQTRDETFYAENFFDAVNFPHIYFFSNNIQVLQDREFRSYGNLFLKGITKPISIDFHVKLVDKNHQNPKMGLSGSTKVFLRDFGITSELNYEMLISFELQFWVKFSIQEIENKKEL